The Accipiter gentilis chromosome 29, bAccGen1.1, whole genome shotgun sequence genome segment ATGGTCCCTGTCCCGTGTAACTCCACCATATAGACCATGTCCTATTCATCTGTGCTGTACCATCCCAAACTTATGTAGCTGTGCTATATGGTCCCCATCCTATGTGACTGTGCCATACCGTCCCTGTCCTATGTAGCTATACAGTCCCTGTCCTGCGTAGCTGTGCCACATATGCCACGTCCTGTCCGGCTGCTGCCTCTCTCCAGCAGGGATCCACGGGACTGGGGGTGTCCACAGCGGGTGCAGTGCTGAGGGTGCCCACGGTGGGCACAGTGCCACAGGGCCTCATGGACACAGCAGGTTTCCGGAGGCGGGGGACTGGCGCTGCTCCCCATGGGGTGAGCACGGCGCTGGGTCGACCCTTCCTATCCGCAGGGAGAGGCTGCCCAGTGCTTGGCTGACTTAGAGAGGGGCAGGAATGACATGGCCTGCATCAGTCCCAAAGCCTGGTCCCATCTGCCCTGTCAGCAGAACCCCGATGCCACCTCTGCACGGTCCAACAGCCAGCGGTGGCTCGGAAGGTGACAATCCCCCCTCAAGTTTGCAGTGACCCGGGCTGAGACCGGCCAGCTTGTTACACAAATGCCGAGGCGGCACAGCCGGATGCCGGGATGCCAGAGCGGCGCTGCCCGTCCCATGGGGCATCCTGCGCTGCCAGAGCCACCCTGGCTccgcaccccccagcccggcacCCCTGGGCGTTGCTCTCTGCCCAGGGCCTTTGATCTGCTCCCAAAACCCCAGGAATCGCCCCCCCCGGTCCCTGACCCGCGGGGGAGCTGCGGTGGGACTGTCCCCGCTCTCTGGTCTTGGCTGCGCCGGAGCAAGGGAGAGGGCAGGCGGCTGGAAAAACATAaagtggattttctttctttcttcctttttatttttttttccctttcctggaGTACAAAAATAACAGTGCCCTTATCTGATTGCCCCGGGCTGCCCAGCTGAGCCCCCTTATCTGATCCTGACATAATGCTGGAGCCCGCTGCCTCCAGGGACTGACGGTGCCCGGCTGGCACTGCTGCCCTGCATCCCCTCTGCCGGCATCCCTGCCCTGCGCCGGGGGCGAGCCCAGCCTCGGCCCTACCTGACCTCCCCGCGGGATGCTGCCAGAGGTGTGATGAGCTGCCCGTCCTCTGCCCAGCAATGCCAGGGGCCTCTCGTGGCTGTGCCCGGTGCCGtcggggcaggagcagaggggaagagggaCGCAGCCTGCGGCGCCCAGATAAGCGGCTGTTTATCTTCCTCCCGATGCTGCCGGCCGCACGGCCGCCACGCTGGGGGGAGGAAGCGCTGGACAATAGGTGGGCCCACGGCAGCGTCACCGGAGGGGGGGTCTGCGCCGTGACCCTGCCGCCACAGCCACGCCACCTCGATGGCGAGACATGGACCGGGGGTGCCGTGATGGGCACATGGCACAAGTGGCCCTTTGCCGGCTGCCGCATCCCAAAGCCTTGACAACCCGGAGCATCACGCCCTCCAGCCCCGGTCCCTGTGGGGTGGCTAGGCGGCCCTGGCGCGGGATCCAGTCACCTCCCGGCGCGGTGGCTGGAGCCCCCAGGGATGGGAAaggatgggatgggaagggacGGAGCCCAGTGGTCACCTCCAAAGCAAACACAGCATCCCAGGCACCGTCTCCCCATGGGAAGTCCCCAGCTGAGGCCATGGGGCTCCACGCTGCCCAGCCCCCTCCAAGGGGGCACCCATAGGTGCAAGTGGGTCCCTAGGACACCTCCCGGCACAGGGGCCAGCTCGAGGACAGCCCGGCcgcagcagggctgcctggggcaggggaaaTGGCCGAGGCAAATGGGGATTTACAGGATCAGGCTTTCAAACGCGCTCAGGATTTCCCTTGGCAGCCGCCCACCAGCCCTGCTCGCTCGCGCGCCGTGCGGGGGGTTCGGGATGGGGCAAAGCTCACGCCTCGGCGCCTGCGGAGGATGAGCTTTACGGCCATTTCCATACCTGAGCTTCCCGCTTTCCTGCGGCTTAGGGGATGCGGGGGGGCTTCCGCCACCGCCCGAGCGTTCGGGGCAGCTGGGCGCGAGTTTTGGCACGCGGCAGCGCCGAGCGGGGACAGCGGATTTTTCCAGCCCGGATCCGAGGGTCATTAACGTGATTGCTGGCAGCGGCAGACGATCCCTGAGCAAACACGTACCAGATGGTCCCGCAGGCACTGTGCCGGCAGTGGGGCCGTGGTGAAGCCGTGCcgggggcagggggacaggccCGGGGCTGGCATTGCAATGCAGCCCCCTCCCACATCATGTCCCCTCCGTGTCTTGTCACCCCACGTCTGCATGGCGGGGACTGACTGTCTCTTATTTTCCTCCCAGACCCCGGGAGAGCCGAGGGCTGCGACCTGCAGCCGGTGACGGCGGAGCCGCCCATCACCCTGTCCTATGCCACCAGCACGGTGCCACGGGGCTGCGTCAGCAGCAGCTCCATAGGCAACAGCCATGAAGTCCACGTCCTCAGAGTCGAGTGGTCCAAGGTGAGCAAGTGGGGTCCCGGTGCATCACCCCGGCACTGTCATTCCGGCACTGTCCACGCCGGGCAGCGTGTCCCGGCAGTTGAAACTGTTTCCTCTGACTAAGGCACAGCAGGAGGACCTGGATTAACCTCTTCACCAAGCTTCTTCTCCCAGCGCAGCCACGGGTGTCTCTGGCCCTAACAGAGATTTAAAGTCTTTAGAGGCAACTTTTCTAGCAGCCCATGCTGCTAGGACCGTCTCTGCGCTGGATGTCCCAGAAACCCGTTTCCCTGGGGAGGTGGCCTGGTCCCAGCTCgggagcagggcagagccccGGGCACCCAATGGGGACCACACcggagagggagggatggagagagagatggatggaaggatggagcaGGGatagagggatggagggaggcacATCACTTGAAGGCAGCCGAGCGAGCGGAAACCTGGTCGCCAGCATTTGGACAGCCTGCTGAGGGGCGATAACCACGCTGTGGGTGCCCCAGGCAGCTTTCAGGTGAGGAtgagcacagagcagcagcagggctggggctgcatcCTTGGGTAGCACTGGTACTGGTTGGTACTGGTGGGTGggtttagaatagaatagaatagaatagaatagaatagaatagaacagaacagaatagaataaaatcatttaggttggaaaagaccttcaagaccatcgagtccaaccatcaaccatgcccactttGCACTGGTGCATCGATTTGCACCAGCACCTGAATTTGCACCAGCATGTGCGTttgcacagctgctctgcagcatggccCAGCAACCCTCGTGCTATCTGGGCCCCAGCAAACCCAGCATTCGATTTGGGCCCAGCCCTGGGCCACCCGGCGCcacgctcccccctccccgccgcctcctGGCTCTCCCAGTTCTGCTTTtcagggggaggcaggagctgggccAGGAGCCGCTGGGGCGGGTGCGTTTTGCAAGGACCCCTCTGTCGCAGCTTGGTGTGACGTGGCCCTGGCACCCAGGCTCGTGAATaagcgccggggccgggggtgccCCGGGGTTGTCACCGGCGGCAGTGGGGGACACGCGCTGATGTCACGGCTGCGGCACCGAGCCCTGCGGCGCATGGGGGGAGCCAGGCAGAGACGCGGCTCCACTCACAGAAGAATTACTGGAAGCCGCTTTCTATAAGCAGATCCCCacgatgcaaaaaaaaaaaaaaagaaaaagaaaaaaataacctgaaaggcggcggcggggcagtaGCAAGGCTCCCGCCGCTCGCGCAGCTGAACAATGGAGCGCCACAAAACACGcggcaggaaaaaaagccaccGGCTCCTCCCCGACGCCCGGGGCCACCCGGGGACCCCGGCCACCCACGCTCGCCACAGGGCCACAGCCAGGCCAGGATGCCCACAGCCCCATCCCGCCGGCCCAGTGCCCGGCACTGGCAGCTGCCTCCACCCCCATGGTCCCCGGCTGGTTTTCCCTGCTTGCTGCCTGGCTCAGCACTTTGTGAGCGGTGATTCAGGCAGCAGTTGCCAAACTTAGCGCCTGGTGTTTTGGCTTCCCCATCCAGATTTCTGGCTGGGGGCCACTGGGCAGTGCCGGCCACGGAGAGCGGTGTGTGCCACTCCTGTGcccccagcatccctctgcaCCGGTATGGCTGGTCTCAAGCCtggagcggctgcatggtgctgggatggggctgggaaaCCCAGGGGGACATCCCAGTGCCCAGGGTGAGGATGCTCTGGTCTTCAGCGGGGGGACACCCTGATACCTACAGTGGGGATGCCCTGGCCCCAGTGTGGGGATGCTCTGATTGCTGGTGTAGGGATGCCCCAGTCCCTGGTGTGGGGACATGTCAGTCTGGTGTGGGGACATGTCAGTCTCTGGTGTGGGGACACCCCAGTCTGCAGTGGGGTGACACCAGGGTGGCCAGTGCAGAGATTACTCAGTCCCTGCTGCAAGGATGCCCTGGTCCCCAAGGGGGTGTGCCTAGACCCCAGTATGGGGGTGCCCTGGACCCCAGTGTCACCAACACTGAGGTGGGAATGCTCTGGTCCCTTGCTTAGGGGAGCCAGGGGTTGTTTTCCCCCCCCCACTGTGGGTACACATCCATGTGGCATCTCTGCATCCCCCCAGCCTGCCCCCTAAACctggccacggctgcctgcgCGTGGCTTGTGCTTGGGGTCAGCCCGAGggctctccctgctgcctctgGCTCCGGGAACAGGTGGGGTGGCCGGGGGGCACCCCGGGAGGTGACAATAATTGGGGCTTGGTGGCTGCGGTGGTGACactctccccttttcccccccagGCTTCAGCCTTCCCACTGAAGGTGTCCGTCACACCACAAGCTGGTAGCTGTGCCCCATCACCCGTGCTCATCCTCCTGTGTGCCCGCTGCTCAGCCATCATCACGTCCCCGTGCCCGGACCTGATCGTCCACACCGTGAGTGCCACAGCCCCGCGCCAGGAGCAACcctggggggcagcagggctggggccatTCCTAAATATATTTGGGGGGGGCATCCCTGGAGGAGACTGGTACCCCCAACTCTGGAGACGGTGCTCATGGTGCCCCCGGGAGGAGGGAACGCAACTGGCCGCTGCCGGCAGCGCTGAGCAcggggctggctgggcagggaATGACGCACAGGGCTGGAAAAAGCTCCCGTTTCCTCCGGATGGCGGGAGGAAGGTCAGGGATGGGGTTTGGCTCCAGCGAGCTGAGCTGGGCCCGGGCACTTTGTTAGCAAAATAAACCTCCTGCTTTGTTTGTGGCTAATAATAAAGTGGGCTGAGCTCTCCGCGTGCCGCCGGCCGCCCACACTGCTCCCAGCCTGTGGCCCCAAAAATCCCTGTTCATCTGGGGTGACCCCCACCCACGATGGAGCCAGGGCTCCAGGGATGCATCCTCCTGCATCCTCCATGCTGGGGGAAAGGTTTTTCACACTTTCACCGTGCCGGCCTGTGCCAGGGAGGGATGCACCTTGCCCCTCCTACCCCGGCTCAGGCTGCCGCTCGTCCCGCAGGACGCCCATCTCAGCCCAGGGACCATCGAAGCACAGGGCCCCGAGCCACCTGTGGCCGCCAGCGAGGGGCAGCTGCTGGCCTGGGCTCGGGATACCTACAGGGGCATCACATCCTACAGCGAGCTGCGGGACCCCCGCTGGGTCCAGGTCCGCCTGGGAGAAGGTGCGTGGGGCCAGGGGCTGGCACTGGGGGGCCAGGGTGGGCAGCGATGCTCTTCCTGCTCCTGAAGGGTGACAACCCACCGGGGCGAAGCACGGTCCCGGGGGAGATGCTATAGGGACCGATGTCCCTGGCCCGGAGCATCTCCCCACCTGCTGAGCACGGTTTGGCTTTGGTGACCCCCCCACCTCCACAGACACCGACAGCCCCCGGGACTGCATCCCCCAGGAGCGCTTCAATGCCACGCTGCACCTCGAGACTGAGGTCTTCTTCCACGGGGTGAAGGGCTGCTCACACGGGGACACCCAGAGCACCAGGGCTGCCCACATCATCCGCCTGCAGCCTGAGCCCAGGTACCGCGCAGTGCCGGCAGCGGGACCCCCGGGGGTGGCAGGGCGGTGGGACATGCTCGGAGATGCTCAAGAAGGGGTTGGGGTGTCTCACAGGCAGagaccccccccatcccaagGAGGGGTACAGGGTCTACTGGTGTGGGATGCTGATGCTGGGGGGAATCTCGTGGTTTCGCAGTTCCCCCATCACAGAGGTGAACTTGTCCCTGAGCTGTCCGGAGAGAGCCGTGAGCAACCAGATCCTCATCCTGCAGAGCCGGGCCAACCTCACCTGGTCCCTCTCCGTCAACAACTGCCACATCCAGTTCTTGGTAGGGCCCCTCTTAAGAGGGACATAtgttccccctcacccccaccaaGGGGGCTGCCAGATGCCAAGAGATGCCGGTGGCACGGGGAGGGTGGCAGGAGGGCACATGGGGACATGGCAGCCCCCTCGCTGCAAGCCCTCCTAACCCAGAAGCCGTCCCTGCCTTGAGCATCCctggctgtccccatccccgctcAGCCCACCCTGTGCTGCCCACTTCCCTACCATAGGTCTCCGGGAACTACAAGATCATGTCCATCTCCCCGATGCTGCTCCCTGGGGAGCTCCTGCCTGATACAGAATGGGGCCTCGTCGCCAAAGCCTTCGAGAAAAACTACAGCATCATCGCCTCCTATTCCGCCATCCCCGCCAGCACCCGTGTCAGCCTGGAGATCCAGGAGCACGGTGAGGCCCCTGACGCCCCACGgctgggcaggatgggggggggccCACTGCCCCCCACTCAGCCCCCCCATCTCTCTGGCTCACAGAGGCGATCAGGAGGGCACCCGCAACACCCACCCCCCTGGCCCCCACTGCCAACTCGTTGCCCCACACGCTGCTATTCATGCTCCGTCCCTGGAAGTGCACGGATGAAACCATGGAGATCGTCATCGCCAGGTCCCACCTGGAGGtaaggggggttgggggggtctgATGCCTGCCAGTATCACCCAGGGTGGGTTGCATCCTGCTtggggtgggtgggatggggcTCTCCCCAGCCAGTGAGTGACCACTGGGTTTGTTTCTCCCAGCCCATCAAGGATGTGGTGAACATCACACTGCGGGACATCAACTGCCAGGCAGAGAAAAATGCCACTCACTTCATGCTGAGAACCCCCCTCAGCCACTGCGGCACCTCGCTGGAGGACAGGGGCCACGCCAACAATGAGGTGAATAGGGGGCCAGCCGGGGCACTGCCCCCAGCCCTGTTGATGCCCCACGGGGGCTTCAGTGATGCCCGGTGGGGCTTCTCCACTGGGACGTCCTTGTTTTTTCATGTCTGGAAACATCCTGCTGCAGCGCACAGCTGAGCCCTGCTGCTGCGCCTGGGTGCTGGTGgagatgggcggggggggggggggcgggtggtaGGACCCCCATCCCATCCTAGTGGGAACAATGGACCCCAACCGTGGGGACCACTTGGCTGATCCAACCTTCTCCACCTTCTGGCAGCTCATCCTCAACCTGGCCAAGGGTGCAGCACCCCGGAGCGTGCGGGTAAGAGCCGGGTTTCCCAGCGGGACCGGGGAGGGGAATGGGACTGTGGGAGAAGGGTGCTAGTGCCATTGtcggctgggtgctggggggggggtggtgacaTCAGCACCATCCCCACTTGCAGGTGGCTTTCGAGTGCAAGATCCCACGGGAGCTCTTCCTGCGCCTCTTCCCCACTGCCGCCTTTGAGGCGCCGCAGACGGAGCTGGAGGTCAACAAGGAGGCTTTTGTGCAGGTACTGCCACCGGCTCGGTGCCTGGGTTGCAGGGGGGGTCCAGCCATCCCCAGGCTGGTGACCCTGATGATGTGTCCCCCTTCCCCCCTGCTCTCCCCGGCAGGCATCCATGCGGTGGGAGGACCACCCGTCCGACCTGCAGCTGAAGGAGTGCTGGCTGGGGGCACCGGGGCGGGAGTCGGTGCTGCTGGTGCAAGGTGGGGAGGCGCGCGGCAAGGGGGTGACCATGATGGAGGGCCCCCCCAGCAGCCACGGGAGGAAGGTCTGGCGCTTCCGCTTCACCTACGCCATCCCTGAGGGCGGGCGCGTTCCCTTGTCCACCACCCTCAAGTGCAACGCCGGCTTGCAGGTCAGCGTGagtaacccccccaccccatgatGCCACCGTGCTGGTCCCCACCATCGGCGGTGGCAGCCTGCCAGCTTTGTCCCACACTGCGGAGTGGGGAATCccagctgggagcagcaccctCAGTCCCCAAAGAGCCTGAGGgctcccagccctgtccccctaATGGGATGTGggtcttccctcccacccctcaccaCCGCCTCCACCTCCGCAGAACAACACCATCTTTGAGAAGGTCCTGGAGGTGACAGTGAAGGACAGCTGGCGGCCACCCAACAGTGAGTTTGGGGCaagggagggggctggggcaggtgtGGAAGTGGGTAGGAGACACTCCCCCCAGTGTGGTGGTGCTGACGGCCTCATCCTGCTGCAGATCACGGTCTGGGGCTGGCCGCCGTCCTGGGCATCACCTTCGGTGCCTTCCTCATCGGGGCACTCCTCACTGCCGGGCTCTGGTACATCTACTCGCACACCCGTGAGTATCCACCGCCCCTGGTGATCCCCACAGTGGGATGCAGAGGGGCCACCCACGTGTCCCTTGCTGGGTTGCCCATGTCCCACCCTGGCCCAAAGCCCCCCGGGCCAAGGTCCCCATGTGAGCCAGGGACCAGGCTGCTGCATTGCCATCATCCGTACGGCCTTCCTGGCAATGCCACAGGGGAATAACCCCACAGCTTCCCAGTGTCCCCCCTACTGCCCTGGGGTCCCCTGCTGCCACCTGCCTTAACTCCTGCTCCTGGTGCCATCATGGTCCCCCATGCCCATCTCCATCCCGGGGGCTCAGGGGCCGGGTGGGGACCAATGCGGGAGGGTTCAAGCATGGGGGCTGGAAAGTCCCATGGGGATGAGCCATGGCCACCACTGGCCACCCTGAGTCTGGTTTCCCCTTGGTGTTTCTCCCCCTGGCCCCATGGCGGGCGGTGTGAGCCAGGTCCCACCTCCAAACTGCAGCCGGTTTCCAGCACGGCGCCAGCCTCGGAGAGCAGCAGCACCAACCACAGCATCGGCAGCACCCAGAGCACCCCCTGCTCCACCAGCAGCATGGCCtgacccccccaggcccccccgaGCCTGGCCAGCCCCCACCTGCCGGACTTGGGGACACATCCCAGCTCCATTAAGCTGGTTTTTTGCCCCAAATCTCAGGCTGAGCCCGGAGGGGGCCTCCGTTACTCATTCAGTGAATGCTTTGGCCCCCCAAGGACAGCCCACACCAGGGAGGGGGGGCACCCTACAACCTCCCCAGGGTCGCCCGCTGCTGGGTGCGCCAGGGAGGTAGAGAGAGCAGCTATTGCCAAAGCCCCCCCAAGGCTCCCCATcaaatgggggcagggggggcaaaaGTGGGTGCCCCCAGGATGTGCCCCAGCACTTGAGGTGACACCCACAACCCTCCTGCATTCCCCCAAGAAGGCAGCAGGCACCACTGGGAGCAGCAAGGtttatgggggaggggggggggtgcagggctgctgctcccccACAGGGCGTTGGGCAGAAaccaccctccccagctccccatccaAGTTACAAACtcttattaataataaaaatcttcccTATGTTAAGTTAGTAGTGCCCTGATGCCGAGCCTCGCTGCAGCTTGAGGCTCTCACCTACTCCCCCCCTGCAAAACCGtccacccccccccaggcaccgGGACTCCGGCACAGCCTGGGGCAGCCCCCTTACAGCCTGGGGCCCTCCCTAGTTGGTTTCACCAAGGTGGGCCGGGAGCATACCCCCCGCGGCCAGTGTCCCCAGCGGGGACACAGGTACAAGGCACTGGGGTGAAAAGATCCGAGCCgggatggggttgggggtcccgcgtgccccctcccagccatCTCCAAGCATCATCGGGGGCAGAACCGGTAAAAAGTAAAAACCGGTAAAAAGTACCTTCAAGTAAAGAGGGGCAAAGCCCCATCCACCCCCACGTTACTGGGAGAGCGCAGGGTCGAGCAGCCGGAGGACCCCCCCCACCAAGTGCAGGCTCCCAGTGACCAGGACTCGGATGGCGGccgcctcctgcagcagcacggCCCCGCTGCTGGCGGCAGGGTGGTGAGCCCCCGTGGCGCTGGGTGCTGCCAGGTGGGGGTCCCGGCCCTGTGCCACCCACCGCAGCGCCTGGGCCAGGCAAGGGAAGACGAGGGCTGGGGAATTGAGGGGTCGCGGGGCCGGGGGGACCAGAAGCAAGGTCCCtcgggcaggagctggctgcagcagccccccTGCCCGCAGGGGGGCCGAGAGCCAGGGGTCCTGCCCCGCTTTCTCCTCCAACAGCCGGGTCCATGTCTGCTGGTTCTCCAGGCAGCGGGTCAGGGCGGTCTCCAGTGTCACATTGAAGTTTTGCTGGTCTGGgagagatggggatgggggtCAGGGATTAGATGGGGCCAGGAAGGGGTCAGGGATGGGGGGGCCGGGGAAGACCCTGGCTCCCTGGCACTCACCCGCGTTGCTGGCCATCGACACCTCCGTGAAGTTGGGGCAGAAGACAGCGTAGTCAAAGTGGCAGGGCTATGGGGAGAGGGGGGGTCAGTGCTGTGGCAGCCCTCAGGACCCACCCATGGGATTCCTACCAGGACCTGTCCCATATCTGAGCTCCCCCCTGTATCCAGGGCTGCAAGACCCCTGGGTGGGGGGCACTGAGGCGGGATACAACCAGGGACAGCAgggtggacagacagacagacagcacacGGCATCAGCTCCACCTCGTGGCTCCATGCACTCACAGCAAAGCAGGTCCCAGCACAGGCAGAGAACCCAAGCATCTGGGcccactgacacccccccccccccgcaaaaccTCACCAGCAGCAGCTTGAGCAGTGCCGCCGTGTCCCGGTCCCCCGTGGCGTTGAACAGCAGCACACGCACCTCGGAGCCGCTGCGGGGAGAAAGGGTGGGGGTGGCCCGTGCCCCATGGGGACCCCCGGCACCACCACCGTGCCCCGCCATGTGTGTCatttccccccccatcccctccttaCTCATGGGGCTTGTCCTGGTTGAGGGCAGCCTGGCGGAACCAGCGGACGCAAGCCTGGATGCTGCTGGTGGTGTGAGCCCCGTCCAGGTACCACGTCACGGGGCCGCGGGGCAGCACCTGGGTCCGGCCCAGCCACTCCGTGTCCCGCAGGCCTGGGAGcgaggggggggggcacagggcatGGCTGGGACCCCCAGATGCCCCTCCAGCACTGGGACCCCCGCAGGGATCAAATGCGGGGTGGGCAGCCAGGCTGTGCCCTCCAGTACAGGCAGCACTGGCCAGGGACCCGGTGTGGTGTCCCCCCGCCGAGCCCTGCAACACGACAGcagggggagtggggggcagcCCGGCACAGCCATACCGCACCTTGGATCATGGCATCGGTGGGTCGAAAGGTGGGCGCCAGCGGCACCAGCCTCCCCACCAGCTCGGTGCCTGATGGCACCTCCTTCAGTTCCCCGAGACCTGGGGGGACAGGCGCCCTGCTGAGACCCTGGGGGACACAACGGGGTCtgacgtccccgtccccgtccccccacctTACCCCGGCAGCCGCGGAGCTGCAGCCAGGTCCGTGCCAGCTGCAAGGCCAGGGCAGCGTTGGAGCGTTGGTGGGCacctgccagccccagctccagcgcCTGGTTGTCCCCCTCGAAGGCATCCAGCTCCGGGCAGAGGTAGAGGGGACACTGCGGAGAGAAGAGGCTGAGCTCCCCCCTGCCATGGGGTATCCCCCAtgcaccccccaccaccacccaacTCACCTCCCGCTCCTGGGCTCGGTCCCTCAGCACCTCCAGCGGCCCCTCCGGCTGCGCCACGGTGAACGCCGGCACGCCAGGCTGTGAAGGACGGGGGTGCTCAGGGCCATGGGGCTGCTCAGGGCCACGAGGGAGCACACCTTGAAACTGCGAGAGGGTGGAGGACTGGGTCTCCCTACCttaaaaatgccccccttctgcCAGGCGATCTTCTCCATGGTGTCCCCCAGGATGCTGGTGTGGTCGATGCCCAAGGATGAGACCCCACACACCACCGGCGCCCTGGGGACACAGCGTGGCAGTGTCCCTGCTGTCCCTCCGCCGTGGGGACACCAGGCCCTGGCAGCCCCGGGGGACAGGCTTGGCTCCGCTGGCTCCTACCTGATGATGTTAGTGCAGTCGTAGGCGCCACCAATGCCAACCTCCACCACCGCCAGGTCcacctggggacacggggacactgGAGCCATCACAGGGTCACCAGCAGCATGTGTCCCCATGGATTCAGGGATGCAGGTGGGGCCCAGTCCCTGCCACCGTCCCTCCAAACCCATGCCTGAACGTGCACCCCACTCGTGGGGAGACCATCCACCTGACACAGCATCCCCTGGTTACAGCCACAACAGCCCGACCAATGCCAAGTTCTGCCCCAGGTCAGGACTAGACCCCAGGTGTCCCCCTTCTCTGAAGTCCCCACCAACGTGACATCCCCATCACAAGCTGGAGGCCACCACCACCTACCTTCTCCTGCAGGAAGACGTGGAAGGCCATGATGGTGAGGAAGCGGAAGTATGCTGGCATGCTGGCACACGCCGGGTCCTGCCGGGCAGAGCGGCCATAAAAGGATGGCACAGAGCATCCCCAACCAGCACTGGGGCCCACagccccagggaggggggggtcccaggaGAGGAAGCACCCCCCACAAGCCCTGCCACCCCCACCTTGGTCTCCTCCAGGCGGTTGTAGACAAGCCAGAAGTACTTGCTGAAGAGGTCCTTGCTGATGGGCTGCCCGTTGATGCGGATTCGCTCACGCACCTGCACCAGgtgaggggagctggggggcggggggcagagcAGGTGGGGGCCATGGTCAGGCACAGCACCACCAGCCCCCGCAAACCTCCTAACCCCCCCTGCCCACCTGTAAAAGCCAGTCTTCAGCCCGTAGTTGCGGAGTATGGACTCGGTGAAGGCacacaccgagccctgaggagaCAGCAGCGTTAAAACCCCCTGTACCAGGGTAGGGGCAAACGGAGCCACAGATGCTGGTGGTCCCCCTCGCCCCCCCAGGCTCCCACGGCACTGCCCGCCCGCCTCACCTTGCCCTTCGTCCCTGTGACGTGGATGATGTTCAGTCGATCCAGGTCCTCGACCTGCAGGAGGTCAACCACCCCGTGAGACCCCCGCGGCAGCCAGCGCTGAGCACGGCAGCACCgctgctgggatggggggggggggggacagggacagcgacCAGGACCCCCCTCACCTTCAGCCCGCTCCTCTCCAAAAAGCCCTGCATGGCTTCCAGCTGGGCTTGGGGATCACCACGTTCCCGCTTCACCTGCTCCAGGTAGCTGGCGTTGGTCTGCAGGGTGTTGAGGGTCCGGATGGTGTCCTGGAAAGACCCCCAGAGATGGTCAGGATGGCGCCCATCACCGCAGCCTCAGGGCTGTGCCCACCGCCATGGCCCCGGGGGCCAGCC includes the following:
- the FPGS gene encoding folylpolyglutamate synthase, mitochondrial isoform X1, translating into MVARGLRALRGALRAIAAAERRFSTRPARAPAMDYQDTIRTLNTLQTNASYLEQVKRERGDPQAQLEAMQGFLERSGLKVEDLDRLNIIHVTGTKGKGSVCAFTESILRNYGLKTGFYSSPHLVQVRERIRINGQPISKDLFSKYFWLVYNRLEETKDPACASMPAYFRFLTIMAFHVFLQEKVDLAVVEVGIGGAYDCTNIIRAPVVCGVSSLGIDHTSILGDTMEKIAWQKGGIFKPGVPAFTVAQPEGPLEVLRDRAQERECPLYLCPELDAFEGDNQALELGLAGAHQRSNAALALQLARTWLQLRGCRGLGELKEVPSGTELVGRLVPLAPTFRPTDAMIQGLRDTEWLGRTQVLPRGPVTWYLDGAHTTSSIQACVRWFRQAALNQDKPHDGSEVRVLLFNATGDRDTAALLKLLLPCHFDYAVFCPNFTEVSMASNADQQNFNVTLETALTRCLENQQTWTRLLEEKAGQDPWLSAPLRAGGLLQPAPARGTLLLVPPAPRPLNSPALVFPCLAQALRWVAQGRDPHLAAPSATGAHHPAASSGAVLLQEAAAIRVLVTGSLHLVGGVLRLLDPALSQ
- the ENG gene encoding endoglin, whose translation is MAPRAAPLLPLLLALLGRPDPGRAEGCDLQPVTAEPPITLSYATSTVPRGCVSSSSIGNSHEVHVLRVEWSKASAFPLKVSVTPQAGSCAPSPVLILLCARCSAIITSPCPDLIVHTDAHLSPGTIEAQGPEPPVAASEGQLLAWARDTYRGITSYSELRDPRWVQVRLGEDTDSPRDCIPQERFNATLHLETEVFFHGVKGCSHGDTQSTRAAHIIRLQPEPSSPITEVNLSLSCPERAVSNQILILQSRANLTWSLSVNNCHIQFLVSGNYKIMSISPMLLPGELLPDTEWGLVAKAFEKNYSIIASYSAIPASTRVSLEIQEHEAIRRAPATPTPLAPTANSLPHTLLFMLRPWKCTDETMEIVIARSHLEPIKDVVNITLRDINCQAEKNATHFMLRTPLSHCGTSLEDRGHANNELILNLAKGAAPRSVRVAFECKIPRELFLRLFPTAAFEAPQTELEVNKEAFVQASMRWEDHPSDLQLKECWLGAPGRESVLLVQGGEARGKGVTMMEGPPSSHGRKVWRFRFTYAIPEGGRVPLSTTLKCNAGLQNNTIFEKVLEVTVKDSWRPPNNHGLGLAAVLGITFGAFLIGALLTAGLWYIYSHTRPTSKLQPVSSTAPASESSSTNHSIGSTQSTPCSTSSMA
- the FPGS gene encoding folylpolyglutamate synthase, mitochondrial isoform X2, coding for MAEMPPAWVAAGAAEGTEPHGDTIRTLNTLQTNASYLEQVKRERGDPQAQLEAMQGFLERSGLKVEDLDRLNIIHVTGTKGKGSVCAFTESILRNYGLKTGFYSSPHLVQVRERIRINGQPISKDLFSKYFWLVYNRLEETKDPACASMPAYFRFLTIMAFHVFLQEKVDLAVVEVGIGGAYDCTNIIRAPVVCGVSSLGIDHTSILGDTMEKIAWQKGGIFKPGVPAFTVAQPEGPLEVLRDRAQERECPLYLCPELDAFEGDNQALELGLAGAHQRSNAALALQLARTWLQLRGCRGLGELKEVPSGTELVGRLVPLAPTFRPTDAMIQGLRDTEWLGRTQVLPRGPVTWYLDGAHTTSSIQACVRWFRQAALNQDKPHDGSEVRVLLFNATGDRDTAALLKLLLPCHFDYAVFCPNFTEVSMASNADQQNFNVTLETALTRCLENQQTWTRLLEEKAGQDPWLSAPLRAGGLLQPAPARGTLLLVPPAPRPLNSPALVFPCLAQALRWVAQGRDPHLAAPSATGAHHPAASSGAVLLQEAAAIRVLVTGSLHLVGGVLRLLDPALSQ